A single genomic interval of Thermovibrio guaymasensis harbors:
- the rplF gene encoding 50S ribosomal protein L6 — MSRIGRLPVEIPQGVTVEVKPGNHVIVKGPKGQLEFTFNPKLTIKVEDNKVIVERPNDEKQMRALHGTTRALINNMVIGVSKGFEKVLEVKGLGYRAFVKGDTLELHLGFSHPVLYKIPEGIQIEVDRDNNIYVRGIDKQKVGQVAAEIRSFRPPEPYKGKGIRYRGEKIILKPGKSAKK; from the coding sequence ATGTCAAGGATAGGAAGGCTTCCCGTTGAGATACCACAGGGCGTAACAGTTGAGGTTAAGCCTGGGAATCACGTTATAGTTAAAGGTCCTAAAGGACAGCTTGAATTTACTTTTAACCCAAAGCTTACAATTAAGGTTGAGGATAATAAGGTTATAGTTGAAAGGCCTAACGATGAAAAGCAGATGAGAGCTCTCCACGGAACTACGAGAGCTCTCATCAACAACATGGTAATTGGAGTTTCAAAGGGCTTTGAGAAGGTTCTTGAGGTTAAAGGTCTCGGTTACAGGGCCTTTGTAAAGGGTGATACCCTTGAACTCCACTTAGGTTTTTCACACCCTGTCCTCTATAAGATTCCTGAGGGAATTCAGATAGAGGTTGATAGGGATAACAACATCTACGTTCGTGGAATTGATAAGCAGAAGGTAGGTCAAGTTGCGGCTGAGATTCGTTCCTTTAGACCACCAGAGCCTTACAAAGGTAAAGGTATTAGGTATAGGGGTGAGAAGATTATTCTCAAGCCTGGTAAGTCTGCTAAGAAGTAA